The genomic stretch TCGCAAACTATGTACAGCCAGGCCAGCATCAATCAACGGCTCCAGCACGTATTCGGCCTGGTATACGCCCGCTACGGTATCATCCGACATCATGGTTCGCCATAGGTAGCAACAGACCAAAATATCACCATTCGGTGCAACCCCAATAACACAACAcgtggtgagggtgttgtgAGAGAGCGCTGAAATGCATGTTTAATGTTTCCCAAGGTTTCACACACTCATATTCTCTTACCGCCTGTCAGAGAGGCATGAAGGCCAGCGGCTTGATGCGATCTGGTGGTTGCCAACCCCTGTCCAATCCATTGGCTTCGCAAAGGAGCCCCAAGGCGGCACAGACGTCGCCGCGTTGGTCCGCGCCGTCACTATACAGGGGACGTACTTCTGGAACATGCATGGAAGCTGCGTGGAAGCTACACAGAAGCCTTCGACGTTGCATCCGACTTTTTATACTTAGCGGGATACCCGTGCCTCGCACCAATCTCATCCCACAGGAACAGGTACCTCTGCATCAGGCCCCTTTGGGCCCATCTGGCTCCCCCTGGCTGAACCACATCtgtcttcctcccccccagctgcccatcaccaccctttTACGGACCATGTTCAACTCCGTCTGCGACCAACTCCCCACATTGACCCCACGAACAGACCAGGGGACTCTACTGCTCCTTTTACTGCCCTTGATCAAATAAACACTCGGAATTGTCCGCATTTAACAATGGCCCAGGCCGGAATATCACCTTTACCTATCTCGATATCGACGATTATGCCTGCAGACATGATGGCTCATCTTGGATCAGGCCAAGGACAGCCCGGCCTCGTCATGTATGGTCTCTATGGACTAGATACGTTCGAGCATGTCGAGATCAATGAATATCAGGTTCCGTTCCCCATCAACCGCCGTCGACCATGCTCAAGCAGCTTTCCCAAGCCTTGCGTGTTCGACAGTATGGCCTCCTCACCGTCACCAGGCTCTGTTACGACTGCGCCGTCCAGAGAAGGCTCTCGGATCGGACGACCACCGCAATGGACAGTTTCACGATCACGAAAGCTGGCTAGGTTATACCTCTATACGACACTTTCCATCGAGAGGATTATCCGGGTGCTTGAAGATGACGTCTTCAAACCGAGGTGCGGGGATCGGGAGTTTGTAGGGCTCTACACGGCGCTGACAGTTTTTGCAGGAAGAATTCAGCTCAAAAGACGATTCACAAAATGCTGGACAACGACCCCCGATATCTTCGGCCCGAGTCAAGGATTGAAATGAACCAACGCATCAGTAATCTTGCTGCCTCTGTCACTCGCCGAAGAAAGAAGACGGCAGTTCCAGCCTACGAATCAAACCTTCATGGAGCAACCATAGACGCCTTGTATGGCGAGGTTAGTGGTGGTACCGTGGACCAAAAGCTGGGAATTCTGCTAACAATATTTTTCATTTGCAGAAGGAACACAATCTGGCAAGGACTGAAATTTCGTCAGTATCCGGCTCAAGCCGTAGGGTAGAGGAAGGCCCTTCCTTTGACTTTGCTGGCTCGCCCGACGCACTCCTTAGTCCCATTCGATGGTCGATACCCCTGAGCGCTCGGACGACAGACGTCACCGACTTTGCGGGCTCTAGTGACAGAGGTTCAGCCATGGTCCAAGACCTCAAGAGGAGGCTATCAGACTGTTCCACGCACTTCGCCCACCAAATCACATCGTTGATTAGAGACTTTACTATTGCTGGAAGTTCACAAGACGAATTATCTACTGGCCGCCGACCTTCTGCGGCTCTCAGTGACACGTCTGGGCAAGACGAACTTTCTGAGTTGGGGATCAGTAACGAGCCATTCGAAGCCTTCCCCGAGCCGGCCTTCGCAGTACCAGGAGACTTTTTGAGCGCGCACAGACGGAACTGTGCCGACTTTCCAGGGCAGCAACATGGAGTCGGTGACTGTTGGTGCTCCATCGCCGGTGATACTTCGCTGGACCAGAACTCTTGGTTGATGCCGACAGGTGAATTGAGTGTGCGTGCACGCCATGTTCTTAATCATCCTTCTCCAGGTAGTCTCAGCCTCCTTGACAGTTTCGGGAACACGCCTCTACACCTCTTCGCCACGCTAGAAGGGTACCAAGACACCCTCTTCAGAATGGTGCTCAACTGCGATGTCGAAACCCTGAAGATTGCGAACACTGCTGG from Podospora pseudopauciseta strain CBS 411.78 chromosome 3, whole genome shotgun sequence encodes the following:
- a CDS encoding hypothetical protein (COG:S; EggNog:ENOG503P2PE); this encodes MAQAGISPLPISISTIMPADMMAHLGSGQGQPGLVMYGLYGLDTFEHVEINEYQVPFPINRRRPCSSSFPKPCVFDSMASSPSPGSVTTAPSREGSRIGRPPQWTVSRSRKLARLYLYTTLSIERIIRVLEDDVFKPRKNSAQKTIHKMLDNDPRYLRPESRIEMNQRISNLAASVTRRRKKTAVPAYESNLHGATIDALYGEKEHNLARTEISSVSGSSRRVEEGPSFDFAGSPDALLSPIRWSIPLSARTTDVTDFAGSSDRGSAMVQDLKRRLSDCSTHFAHQITSLIRDFTIAGSSQDELSTGRRPSAALSDTSGQDELSELGISNEPFEAFPEPAFAVPGDFLSAHRRNCADFPGQQHGVGDCWCSIAGDTSLDQNSWLMPTGELSVRARHVLNHPSPGSLSLLDSFGNTPLHLFATLEGYQDTLFRMVLNCDVETLKIANTAGQTFLHTLNLEWFLNLTDPSTLLKQLLSHIRDSVPDLVHETDVYGRTFFHRAHSLVRDPEALANLFSPFNSLRAARRDAFGFNPLGSGITGDQGPYIPPRRGNNLSPQVEYLSSSAGPSRGHSASPSDNDSFLAYHARLVEVIQSSYNNPQVEDAEGRNGLHCLAEAILNQQSMNRHVSSSVGAPSIHQRPSLKRKLDSSKESITSFPSPSPSSTASASTVSNESTLTTRLRHLTGLLHHSHVDVNAYDKSGNTPLMAFITHIPDDQDDKSKTLLAILETIIRAKGCKIEARNRRGETALLVAARLGRKVALTTLLEHGANVHARDVDGRGVLEVVDEVCKAAGRGDRGKGTGKGDISLYARAEACRVLLTGRRDWGVVGRPGVGREWRV